CTAAAATAAATAGAGTTAATTATACcgttggtccctgtggtttacccAAAATCCCACAGCTTTGTgaagtaaaagaaaaaaaaaaatgtcGCCGATTGCTACTAAGAACCTAACAGAACTTTTCAAAATTGAAAACAGGTCAGTCTACTATATTTTAAAAGTTATACCAGTTATCCTTGTGATTTTCAAAATGCTCATCGATGGTCCAAATCCTAACTCTTGTTAACTCAGTCCGTTAGATGATGTCTTGTGCTGATCACATATGATGGGCAAAAAATTTAATTTGGTCTATAGTGTATATCTTCTCATTTATCCAACATCTGCACATATACATTCTCCTGTGTTTTGATTTTGGGGAAGAAATAGATAAGTTATCGTGTGTTTTTATTTTGATTCGAAATGGTCCTAAATCGACATGAGATACTCGAATCACGACTCGTTTATCCAATTAATTCGAAATGGTCAAGTGTTTTTCGGGTAAAATATATGCAGATGGATCAATTCTTTTCTATTTCTTCCCCCGGTAACTGAAGGCGGATCAGGTGAATTACTATGGTCATCATCAAATTCAGGTAGTGGTAGATTGTTGATCGAGACCGACATCGTCGTCTTCTTCATAATCTTCATCGCCATCTTCATGATGGCGTTTAGGTTGAATTCTAGGTTTTCGTGATGGTTCTCGTTTTTATTTTCTCCACCTGAAAAAGTTTTTGTGTACTTGCTACTTCTTTGATTCACTTTTTGTTATTGGATTATTTAAGGGACTTGCATATTTGGTGAATTAAACACCAACTCACATTACATTATGCTGGTAAGAACATCCAGGATGCGAAGTTACAGGGGAGACAATTACTACTGACCACCATGATGAACTTATTAACATGGGTATCAATCCAACTTTGAAGGGAGTTAAACGGGACCATAAGTATCCTTATGTGATGTTTTGTGCCCCACCCTCTCGAAGTTCAGACTATGCTAGCGATGTTGGGTAATGTACAATAACTTTCACCATAATAAATTGGAAATAATACTTACTTTCTATTGTCTCAATTGTGGGTAGATCACAAAACCTTTTATTTTTTTGGTTCTATTCATATTGCCCTCTAATATTTGATCTTCGTCGTTGTCTTCATACATAGAAAAAACTGTATAGATATCAAAAGAATGTGTACCTGAAGAAGAAGCTGGCGTTATTGTTGTTGAGGAGAGATAAAAAGAGAGGGGAAGAACTAGGAAGGGGTTTAGAGGGATTGTGGGTCGGGATTCTGGGTCCGAGAATGGTGGAAGGGGAGACAATGGTTTATttgttatatgtatgtatgtgtaatatatgtattgtgtaTCCATCTATTTCTTCCCCAAAATGCACAAATGTTAGATAATAAATGAGTTGACATTATAGACTAAGTTGCGTTTTTAAACCATCATGTGACCGGCACATACCATCATTTAAAGGACTAAGTTAACAGGAGTTGGGAATTGGACCAGTGATGAGCAGTTTTAAAACCGCGACTACCAGTATAGCTTTTAAAAGATAGAGACAACCAGTGAGATTTTGGGTAAACCACATGGAACAATGCTATACTTACATATAAATTTCCAATAGTTATAGACGGATTTCATAGGCATATGTAGCACATAAAAGATTCATCTACAAGTATTGGCCTACATAATAATCCAAAAAAATAAAATATGGATAATTCTTCGGAAGGGTTTCacaccatttgtatatatatatatgcaaggaAAATTCTGCAAAACTATGCTTGTAGCCTATACGGTTATAACGGTTATAAAggcatccggtgaacaagttaagtatcctacgtactctaaggcacgttttaacatataaacggaagtaaaccacgtatatcaagtttccagaataTAAAGTAACATAGTACGCACAAaatcgcagtttcgcaaaaatacaaggcacaaaggcaagtcgaaaaagtcgggtcgttacacttaaTCATGGAGAAGTGGAATGAAATATTTGTAGTTAAAAATGTTtctttattattatttgaattttGCTATGAATAAGGATTACTTAAATATACTCGTGTGTTCTCACTGTCATATTGTCTTTGATAACAAGGACTATTTGGAGAAAATAGTTTTTTACTCTTGTTAGCTTTTGTTAATAGTGGTTATTCGTTGAAATGATTGATTTTTCTTTTTTGCTTGGTTGTTGAAACATTCATTGTTTTGATGTATTTCTATCGGGATTGCCCTTCACTGTAATTTCAATATAGAGCACGACAGTGATTCACACGAACTAGAAAAAAGTGGAGAATTAGAGGTAAGTCACTTAGGgtgttagttttatatatattttacttttTTAAAGAATAATATAATTCAATaaattaaaacaattaataaataaataaagaaaatttaTTTATTAGATTTAGTgtcaaataaaaatttatatataaactttataattgataattgatacaaAACATTTTTCCTATTTTATCAAAAATATCAATGTAAAATAACTCGATATTCAAATTAAATGAACCACAAAAAgataattattcatttaaataacCCAAATCAAATTTAAAATAAATAACTCATTAAAATAACTCAAATTTCGATTAAATAACCCAAATCAAAATACTTATAAAAAACCGATCAAATTGTCCAAACAATTTCATCAATATTACCATAACCATACCCATCAAAATATAATAAAAagtgaaaaagaaaagaaaaaaaaaactttccTTCCGTTGCATAGGCGACGAAAGTGGAGAGATGAATCAATCAGAAACCCTAGAAATCATATCAACGAAAGAGTAGATGACGAATTTTATGAGGTTGAAttgaattattataaatataattgtttGATAAGTGTTGTACAATTTAAAAAGAATGTTAAAGAAAATGAAGGTGTTATGATTAAGAGACTAATTTAACTCTGAATGATTCAACACAAGTTGATTAATGATTCATCGTCGATTGTAATTCAGGTGTCAAAAACAAACCCACCCTTAGTCTGCACTTGAGTCTTCTTATACCAACAATGTGAACCGTGTTTAACATGACACAAAAGGTGTTACATATAGCATTACTGAGATTCAACACATGCAGCTGCACAACCCTTTTAGAATTTACAAAAACAACAAACAAAATGGATAACAATAAGCTATAATCAATTGTTTTCTGGAAGTAACACGGTTCAAATATTTGCACTCATTAAACAGAACTAAAAAACATATATAAATGTAGGTTAACTGATAGAACTTTAACTGTACCAGTCAAGAAAAAGAACAGAAAAGGTAAGGACAATAAGGAAAAGCAAAAGAAAAGTTCTACTACTGCTATTTCGCTCAATGGCTTGTGTCAATTCTTTGTTACCCAACTCTACATTCTTCGTTGCTTCAACCGcctgtatataatatataataataaatctcGTGTTAGCATCAACATACCTTAACATATACTCCGTATAACCTAAACGAAATCATATTTCTACAACACATACACATAACACTACAATCTCATGATATTTTAATCTTACCTGGTCATACAAATACTCTATTTGTTGTGCCTGTTGCAAAACATGAGTTGACATCAGATGATTCAATGCTGACATCTCTACCATCTTTGTTTCTGTATCACGTGCAGCATCTAGAAGACTCGATAACTCCACCTGAACCAAATAAACTTGTTCAACTACGACCCATAATCTCAGATTTCAAACTACAAACTTGATTAAATAAATATGTACCTGAAGAGCACGGGTTTCATCATCTAAAAGTTGCTGTTGGACTTTCAAGGGTTCGGTTTGGAGTTCACCAGGGTCCCTGGTATCTGAACTTGTTAACTCAAAATTGTTGCTAGACCGAGTGACATCAGCAGAAGTTTTTTCAGGAGCCCGTTTTGGTTTTCTTCTAGGCATAGCCCGATTAATGGCCTCTTGAAAACGTACAGCTCTGAGTTGATCAAATTGTGATGTCACTGAATGAAGCTTTTCACTTAAAATTAAAACCTGAAATAATTGCAGCATAAATGTAATGACAACCTTCAACGGAAACATAATGGGGGTGTCTGAATTTGCTTTAAAAAACTAATTTGAAACATAGAACTACAGTAATAAACTTTTAGTTTACGAAAATCACATAATCAATTTTGATATATAAATTCAAACATTGCCTAAATATGGATAAATGTGTGAGAAAATTATGCATACCACTCCATGTTTATGTGCAATAGTATCAGCATTAGCATTGTCACGACTAATACCGAGCCAGCCCTTTGAATTTACTTCTTCATCCGTGATGCTACTTTGGAGAAAGTCAATCTGCTCTTTACAAGCTTTAACAAATATGCTGACCTGCAAAAGAAGGTCAGGGATAAACAAATAGAGGTGTCAAGATGGGCGGGTCAGGTAACAGGTTTCGGTTGAAACAGATCATTCCTAGCACAGGTTGTAGTGGACCGGGATACGTTGGCTGCATTCACCCACAAAGACAGTTTTATCTATCAACTTATCAACAATTAATGAGTCCATTCTGTTTCAAAAACAATAATATTACAATGTTACTTAATTTTTTATTAAATAACTTAGAATGCTTTATGCATTATCTTTCAAAATTTGACTGGCTGACAACCCATTTGACCTAAATGAGATAAAACAGAAATTATTTTTGACAAAGTTTGTAAGTAAAGGACTAAAGGGTCGACATTACCACATCCAGTAATAAAACTTAGCATTAGCCATTACTTGCGAAACTAGCTTCTGTCTAATGTGCAAACAAAAAACCAGTCTTTAAAAGCATAAAGTGAGCTCCATtgttttatataataaattttgcTATTTTTAGGAAACAATTAGTATTGTAAATTAGTTTGAGGTAGCTTTTAAAATTACTTCATGCTCAATGCTGTCCCTCTCTTCTTCTGTGGTACGGTGAGGGTCTATATAATCCTTCCTATGCTTTATCAAGAACTGTTCTAGAGTCTCTATGCTCTCTAGCTGAAAATAAACATAAAAATACCAAAAAAAAACTCAACAAATATGAGACCAATTAAGATACAAAATATGTCTGTAACAGGATTAACATAAAAATCATGTGGTAATCAAGATTTGTATACCGTCTTCAATGCAGCCTTGGTATATTGTGATCTTTCCCTAGGTTTGTGTATAATAAAAGATGCCATTAGCGCAGCTCTTTTGGCCTGTCAACATTTAATACCCATCAGAAACAACATGTTGTCATGGTTATTAAGTTTAAATACAATCAAATACATTATGATGTTATTAGATTAACAAACCAATAACatatcacaacaacaacaaaacccaataccacatgagtggtgtatgggggaggtgagatgtagacaatccttcccctatctgaGAAAAAAAaaagtcatttcttcacccagagtgaaaacactctcaaaagtagagaaagtcatccctctctattcgacagataaagagattgcttccgagtggacctctggCCAATatgtataattttttttaatactttataaaaaaCATTACATCAAGATTCGGTAAATAAGCATAAAAAATTAAAACTAACCTCATTAAATCCCAAAGACAAAGCACTCCTATTGACAGCATCTTTAAAGTCTTCAGTCCGATCTCTAATCTTAGCCATGGGTTAACATCCACCACCAATCACCTTCATCAATAATTTCAGATATGAGGGAATTATATCAAAAGAAGTATCATCCTATTTATATCCATACATATACATGACATCAGAATTCTGAttgacaaaaataaaaaataaaactaagaATTGGCAGTTAATACATAAACCATTAAATTTCTCATTCTATAATCattgtttatttaaatttaaatatagaTAAGCAGCTGACGTTATAGGTATTATTGGGGAAAGAGCTCGAAGCAAAATCCAAACTTCCAAAGATGTGTTTAGGCATGAACAAATGTCTATAATCCAAAATTATATAATGACAACTTCTTGGCTTTTCAAATGCTTAACTCTCTACATCGTATAATGACTCACTATGAACTTACCGCTTTCTCCATACGTATACAGGGGAAAAGTATTACTGAGACTTTTAACTattagtttttttttcttttttggcaTGTTTTTCTTTTGAATAAGAGTGTTTGATGAGAAAATGATGAAATTGGGAAAAGATTTAGTGAAGAAAATTAGAGAAAGAGGTTAAAATGTATAAAATGAGATGTAACATGTATGAAGGTTGTAATGATGATCAAAAGAAAAACAACAAGGACCTCAAAGAAAATGATAAAGGTATTCAAGCAGAGTATTCTTTTTTGAAAGATCATGCTGTAAAATTGACACTCCAGCTTCAGTCTTTCGAGTATCAATTTTACAACCATATCTTTGGCGATAATAAGGACCACAGTTGTAGTGCCAAAATCACAGCAGAATCTTTCCAAAAAGAAAACTCTGCTCGTATACTTCTATTCTTCTCTTCGATGTCCTTATTATTTTTCTTTAGATCATCAATACAAGATTCATACATAGTACATATCATTTTATAGATTTTAACTTCTTTCTCTAATTCAAGATACCCCTGTCGAGAAATCTGTAATTTCTTCACTGAATCTAAATAAACAATAAGCTTGAGTTTCAATCTTTCGAGTCATTTTGTATAAGAGTGTTTGATAAAGATTAATGATAAAGTCAaaacaatcatatcataacaccctTAGCAACAACTGTCAGTCTAATGCATTTGTTATTCAATCATGCATATATGAACAAACACATCAAAAAAATAGAAACCCAACTAGAATTACTCATCTGAAAAGTGAGCCACAACGAATAACTTGTCTAAATCCATTTCAGACAAATTTAAGTAGCACCTAAAAGATGACAAAAGAGATCCAACGTAAAAGTATGTGAGTACTAGTTTGTAAGCATATAAGCTTTGTTCATTTTTATTTAATCATCATGAACTCATTTCCAATGCTTTATTACTCTTATATGTGCAAAAAACAATTATGGATTCTTAGATGTCACTCGCGTCTATATTTCCTATCTCATTCATTAATTTGCAACACGCTTACAATTTTAGTCCAATAGCTTCAACCACCATACATCAAATTCAGTGGCGGATGCAGGATTTTTTTTTCACCAGGGGCAAAATAAATTTTAAAACTGTAGCATTTTTTAGGCAAAAtgcggaggttttggggcaaaaaatagaggtttttaagcaaattatggaggttttggggcaaaatttgaaggttttagggcaaaatttggagaattttggataaaatttgaaggttttggggcaaattaTGTAGGTTTTGGAGAGAAAAAAAACCCACCggaggcaaagtcgaaaaatccaaaatttttacactgagaATTGCAAATCCACTTGGGGC
This genomic window from Rutidosis leptorrhynchoides isolate AG116_Rl617_1_P2 chromosome 2, CSIRO_AGI_Rlap_v1, whole genome shotgun sequence contains:
- the LOC139893514 gene encoding syntaxin-81-like, coding for MAKIRDRTEDFKDAVNRSALSLGFNEAKRAALMASFIIHKPRERSQYTKAALKTLESIETLEQFLIKHRKDYIDPHRTTEEERDSIEHEVSIFVKACKEQIDFLQSSITDEEVNSKGWLGISRDNANADTIAHKHGVVLILSEKLHSVTSQFDQLRAVRFQEAINRAMPRRKPKRAPEKTSADVTRSSNNFELTSSDTRDPGELQTEPLKVQQQLLDDETRALQVELSSLLDAARDTETKMVEMSALNHLMSTHVLQQAQQIEYLYDQAVEATKNVELGNKELTQAIERNSSSRTFLLLFLIVLTFSVLFLDWYS